The window tgatataagaatgaatcttttcttatggactcaaacacgttttgctgaaaaactgaatatggaacaaacaaagcttaatactaaacaatatatatattagctgtataataccagtaggccatcTTTGATAGtcatttggtatggcttcgtggcccaaatgtaattaggctgtgggccaaatttggcccgcgggccagagtttgacacctatgctctaaagggttaaatagCGATGTCTAGCAATACTGCAAAGCATCAcatttggagaaaaccaaacaggaTAACAGCACAAGCACCTTGCAGCACCTGTCAAGCAGGGTGGTGGAGGGGCGATGATTTAGGCTTGTTTCCAATCCACAGGACTGGCTGTGCTTAAATGAATGCCTGAAAACCTCAAActgaactgaagcaatgttgtaaagactgataaagtcatacagacgATGAATGCTGTTAAGAATGGTTCTAGAAGATACTGAATATAAGGTGtacttactttttcacacactgcttctgcattttggctgagtttctgttaaataaatgtaatattagTAATACATATAGTGTATtacatatatacagtgttgTTATATTTTCTTATTATGTGCTGATATGTAAATCCTTAGAGTTGAAACagggtgtactttctttttcacatgactgtatctTAGTGCATTCCTAATATTAAtttgaaaaattaaatgaaaaaaaacaggaCTGTGTGTGATTACAGACAAATCTGATGATAAAAAGTGATTCAAAAGGAGATGATCTATGTGTGTGATCATTGTTTATTTAGTCGTTCAAGCAAAAAATATGAGAACTTCTCAGGTTTTTCTTAAGTTCTAATGGTaattttttactctttttctgAGCTTTTATCTACTTTTTTGTGATAACTAACTGTAGGTAAGTATTGGGTTGTGAACATAAATAGATTTTGAGGAATCTTCGGTATGGGATAATTACgttgttgatttgttttgttttgtccccTCCCTCAgatacaacaacaaaagaacctGCTGAAGTCCTGTGCTCCTCGGTTACAGAGCAGAAACGATTTACTTGTGAGTTCTGTGGAAGAAATTTGGTGAACAGCTCTGAACTGAAGCGTCACGTCATGCGGCATGGAATCTAACAGTCTTTTCcacgttttttttatttgggttTCCATTTTATGGAAAGTTCCTTCCAGTGTTGTGTTGAGTTACGCATTTTAGATTTTGTTATTCTCATATCTTATCTAACTGTACGTTTACATATTTACgtttccttttttgtgcatttttaaactTCTTCCTATAAAATGCTTTTATGGTAAAGCTGTTAAACATAGATGTGATTCAGTAAATAAAACTTTGAACCAATATGGTGAATGTATTATGTGTGACACACTGTATTTAAAAtctttagaatttttttttgtatttttttttaaacactaatGGATAATGGCCGTGATCAACTGTCATCAAGAGTTCATTTTTATTCCTGTAGTTTGTGCAGGGAGGTATTATTTACGAGAAGTTATTACTGTAAAATCTGCAGAAACCTCTACACTGTGAACTAATTTTACATGAAAACGTTTACATAGAGTTAAATGCCACAAACTGAACCAACTTCCATAACAGAAAGTTCATTAAATGCTGCCTTCAGGTGTTGTTTGGTATTTCAACACActtttattgtgtattttgtactGAAAAGGAAAATAGTTGACAGTAAAATATCAGTATTTAGTTTGGTATTCCAtgttaacaatttttttttttttttttttttttttttttttttaatacttcaaTTTGTTTTGAATTTAAAGTGTGTTTGCAGCACCTGATATTTATTTTCCTCCTAGCTTAGAGTGGCGCCTTCTATGAAAGTGGtgaatttaaacatttttagttAATTTTACCATTACAGTAGATGTCACTGGTGTCAGAAAAGGCAGTACATCTGAAGATACAGACTTGTGCACAATAGGTCATAAATGATTAATAAATGGtccattttttttcaatttcttgaacaacagcaaaaaacgGACGCAGGCTGGACCAAGAACTAATCAGGGACATTTACAGAAGACTGAAACACAGTTCAAGTTTAAAAAGTTAATGTGTTATGAGACCACGTGTGTTCATATCCTTGTATTATAAAACATGGATGCTTTGTATTAAAAGTGTTGCCCTGTAGCAAAAATCAAATAGTGCAttaagaaaatataatctgGTTACAACAATAAATGTTTGATCTCAAATGTCTTGATGTAAAGAGCAATGTGCGCATTAGCTAAATAATACTGTGCAAATGGCTTACCCacccctattttttttttttttaattttgatgtGGATCTAGGAAATGGGTGTAGCAaattataaaaatgtgaaaatagaaATACAGTATACTGAGAAAAAAGTCTGGACATTTCTGATGAGCCTGAAATTCAATACTTGGTATGGCCACCTTTTTTCATCAACACAAACTGAACTCTCTTAACCTAGCCTTGTTCCCTTGAGTGCTTCTCCTGTAATTCTTTGGATGTTTGTTGACTTTGGTTTTGTTCTCTGTCAATataatcccacactgcttcagtaatattAAGTTCCGGGCTCTGGGAAGGAAAATCCATGACTGACTGggttcagttgtgtgtgtgttttttctatccCAATATTCTTTCACTGCAtgggaggtgtgtttggggatCAGTCTTGTGAAAAATTTTCTTATTGCCAAGCAGATGCTTTCCTACatgattttccatgtttgatcaaaagctttttaataagatccccaacaccactggctgaaatgaaaccccaaaccatgacagcacCTCCACCATAACCTCTTCTATACATATTGACAATTTGAACTAAACATTTCACATCTGGATTCAGCCCTCTATAAGAACTTCTGTCACTGATTTTCAGCCCAGTTCTTGTGCAATTTGGCATACTGAgcattttctccctgttttctaCCactggcttcttgacagccactgaaaccatttctgatgaggcatcAGCGAACAGAAGATGGATTGACTAAAAGGCTGTCTTTTCAGTTTTCTCAAATTTTTTTATGACACACTCTGCCACCAGTAATGGTGTTAATATGACAATACAACGTTTGGCCATGccactgtttgattatattccAGTCATCAAAGTGAACTACATGGCATTACAGCTTTACTGTTTCAATAAATTCTCTAAGCACTGCTTTGACGCACTGAATCAAAAGATTTGTTGGACCACCACAGAAAAACCTTAACGAGGGAGAAAGGCGAAAATACGAGCTTACGGAGGTCACGTGAAGGCAGCATTTTCTTGTGTTTGCGTTGGTTACGACACACTCTTGTCATCCAAATGTAAGAGGACGCTGCTTCCTGGTGTGTACTCAATAATGGACTGACTGATGAGCCAGGTCGAGGTGAACTTGTCCTCACTTTGATCTGCTTCTCTGAGTCCACCGCTCTGCGCACACTGGGTAAGTTAAACGTGTTAAGGTGACATTAGAAGAAATACATAGGGAGAAAAATCGAGGAAAAAATGCGATGCTGATAAATATTGGTCAGTACCACTGGATCCAAACCATTTACATGAAGAGAAACgtgttttgtgcttttagatGAAGATATTTGAAAGCACAATCTAACACATTTGTGTGTTGATGCTTTTTAAGTTCATACAAATTGAGGTGGATTTGCTCGGGTGAGGAAGGCTGCAGGAATTgtttcctccttcctcctcGACCAACACGTTTTTCTCCCTCTGTTTCCTGATTACTTACTGTAAGTAGATGTGGTTAATTAAGGGTGTCGGTAATTACACGTTTACCGGCATAAACTGGTGTAAACGTTTTGTATTTTAAACCTGTCTAGTCCAGGAAACGCTTCTTTTTACATACTAATAGCGTCCACATTTTTATAACCTTAACGCGAAAATACAGCTACTTAAATATTGTACCGTCTTCAGGTGCTTCTTTGAGTATTTAAGTGTTTTAGTATACTTCTCTAGGACACTGTAGTGATACTTACTGTAATTACCTTTGGGGTAAAAGCGACCTTCTCAGTTTTATTTCGTTTTTTAAGTTGTTGAAACCAAAATATGCAACTTAAacgatttgatatttgatttaaATTGGCTCTGCTTTTTATGCTGGATGCCCTCCCCGACCCAGCCCTGGATGCTCCTGCTTATCTGAATGAAtgattatttctgtttttaacaaGTTTTCCGCAGTTGGAGTAAAATGTCAGAACACTGAGTAACTGAATAAACATTATTTTACTAaatttaactaaataaaaatagatttaaaaatacacatgGTACAGGTACTGTACCTACACATTTAAGTGATAAGACAAATAGAGACCTATTTCAGTTACagtaattcagtttatttaaaaggaaaaagtacttaAATGATGATTTTGTATGATTTGTACAAAGCAAGAAACTCAAGGAAATGTAAAGAAACTACTTCAGTTTGATTGGGATAGCCTACAATAGTAACTCTTTAAGGGTGAATTTCTTTTAAGGATGGCTCTGCTTGTTTGTGTTATTTGAGAAAAGTCACGAGGGGCATTTTAACACACTATATTAAAAGTGCTGCTCTTTGTACAGCAGGAAAAGAAACACTATCAGGTGGAAAAATGTCAGCCGTAAACAAATCCAAGGAAGATGAAGGCAACTTCTCCACAAAGGTCATCAAGATTGTGTTTATCATCCTGCTGCTGGACCTGCTGGGATTCACTCTGATTCTACCTCTGCTGCCTTCTATTTTGGATCACTATGCAGAAAGCAGGGTTggtctttcatttatttatttatttatttatttatttatttatttatttatttatttatttatagcagTATAATCATGTAAAGGCACTTTTAAAATCACAGCAGATattaaagcgctttgagtgctcagatgagtagaaaagcgctatataagaaccagtccagtCCATTAAGCTGATAAGCCTGCTATACACGACAAGGAAAGAGGTTAAAAGCATTAAAACTTTGAAGGTGATTCCAGCAGCCTTATTTCCTGCCAGTGATGATCAAAGGGTAACAGTGTTTactgaagacattttttttgcagtgtgAAAATTGTTAGATAGGATTTTTTTGAATGGAATTCCCTCAACGGACCATTTCTACATTGTGAACACATCCTCGAACAAAGATGGTTTTGTTTGAAGAATCTCCTCCATAAAAACTGTAACAAACTCATGAGTGATTTGATTCGATTAGTCCGTGGGTGAATCCGCCTGCTGAGTCATGGTGAAGCAACCACTTTGCTGGTATTTATACTATAGCTCTGTGATGCTTTGTGTGTGGGCAGGATGGTGTGTATCAGTCTCTTCAAACTGTTGTGGACTGGTTCCGGGAGGCTGTTGGGATTCCTTTGGAAAAGAAATACAACAGTGTCCTGTTTGGAGGTATATTGGATTAATTTTAAACATCAGATTTATTCAACGTTAAGGTCAACATTTTCAGTGTTGCAGGCTCATTGGTTTAATAATGctccttcccccccccccccacaggtCTGATTGGCTCACTGTTTTCTCTGCTACAGTTCCTGGCATCACCTGTAACCGGGGCTCTGTCAGACTCATATGGCCGGCGACCCCTGCTTATGCTCACCACAGTGAGGAAAACATCACTTTTTTAagactttttaaagttttgtttatCACTATTCGTTCTGTAAGAAAACACAAAGCCCTTTCTCCAGAGCTGACTCATTCACATCTAATTGGGTGCCTTGTGTTTCAGTTAGGGCTGATGTCCTCCTATGCAGTCTGGGCTGTTTCCCGGAGCTTCAGCATGTTCCTTTTGTTTCGGGTAATTGGGGGCATTTGTAAGGGCAACGTCAGCCTCTGCACTGCCATCATAGCTGACCTGCCGTGCCCGAAAGCACGGAACCGAGGAATGGTAGGCAGAAATATTTGTGGTCATTACAGGAAATGTTTTGTTGAAgtgaaattaattaaaattactttgtgttatatttatacatatttttttttgttatcagtACACTTAGCTTAGCACATGTATTGAGAATAGATAAATAAAGtgtctttctgttttctgtttccctCTGTTGTAATCAGGCCATGATCGGCGTTGCCTTCTCCTTGGGCTTCACTGTGGGGCCTCTGATGGGCGCCTACTTTGCTATCACCTCCaaagcaacaggaaatgtcttCTACCTCACTCCAGCTCTGCTCGCCCTGGCTTTCAGCACTGCCGATCTGCTCTTTATTTGGCTGATGCTGCCAGAAACATTAACAAAGGACGTCAAGGTTAGTTAGAAACACTCCTGCTAATGCAAACAGAactaaatgcagttttaaacaGTAGACATACATTTTCCAGCCATCAGTTGTGCTGTATGGATTCCCAAAACACCCTGTGGTAGAACAAGTATGAACCTTTTTCACTTAAAGTTGACCTATTATGCTACAATTGTGTAGATTTCCATGACTCACAGTTCAAAACAGTGCTCATTTATCTTACACTGGGCTTTGTCTCAAACAAGAAGTCTTTAGCTCAGTTCTCCTTCCCTATTACCCAACAGGAGATGGGTTAGACCGCTTTAGTAATTGCCAGAGCTGTTTGTCTGAAATGACCATGTAAGGACATCCACTGTATTTGACAACATACTGATCTAACAGTAGAAAAAACAATGTAACCATATATTTGTATTGGGTTTACAATATGTTTCTCTAAAAATGATTGCTATGattgaaaaatacatttagttTAGTAAAAAAGTACTTTTTTCCCATGAAGAGGAAGTATCACACACCTTAAATACAAAGTACTTCAATAAGGGCCAATATCAGTACCAGTATCAGTGACTATCTGTTTTCCAATGTTTTCAATTTTTCATGCTGAGCTAAGGTAACAGGCTGCTGGGTGCTGGACCACCCTTTGCCCTCCTTTTGAACTACTTTAATTCTTCAAGACAtaaattcaacaaggtgctggaaaaactcagtgaTTTTGGTCCATACTGACAGGAGAGCACCAAACCGTTTCAGGTGGAGattttgtcagctgcacatacATGGTGGGAATTTCACTACCACCATTtcacaaaggtgctctgttAGATTGAGATCAGCTGACTTTGGAGTccatttgagtgcagtgaactaCTTTAATCAGTCATCAGAGCATGTGCACACTGTAGTAAGATTGggatggtcagcaacaatactcactGTGTACAAAAAATTATCCCCCACACATTACACCACCACTACCAGCCTGAATCATGATATACTGCAGGATGAATCCATTCCTTCATGTTGTTTAAACCAAATTCTGACTGCCTTAGCCCACCTGTGTCAAGATTCCACATGTTGTGCATTCTTCTACGTACCTTTGTTGTAAGTGGTCATTTCAGCTACTGTTGTGCTCCTAAAAGCTCGTAGAAGTCTGGCCATTCTTCTCTGGCTTTTGGATTTCCATCCAGAGAACTGCCACTCACTGagtaatttgtcttttttgagcCATAGTCTGAAAACCCTAAAGATGGTTGTGTGTGAAAATCAAAGTAGATCATCCATTTCTGAAATAGTCAGACCACCGCCAACaaacacccatccatccattttcttccgcttatccttatcagggttgTGGGGTGGCTGGAGCATATTTCAGCTACCATAGGGAGAGAaggaggcggggtacaccctggatagGTTGCCAATCTGACCAAGGCTTActcatagagacagacaaccacatTCACCCACCTTTTGGCAGTTCagaaccccactaactgcacgtccttggactgtgggaggaacccagagagaacccactcaaacacagggagaacattgCTAAACACAGGATATACTGATGTCCAATGTTTAGAGTATTTCCACCCTCTTTATTCCTTCTTCAACAGAAATTATATGAaagtttttcaaaaaaaaacctTATGAGGTGTACTTTAAGCAATTTTTGTCATTCCACTTAACGCATGTCTGGACAGGTCTATGGCTGCTGATCCACTGTGTACACCACCTTATTAGTAAGGCGATGATTTATGTGCATGTCTGCCAGATTGAGCAACATACCTGAAACCACCAGGCGAGGAATGTTTCAAAGAGACAGTGATCACTGTTTGGATTGAACATGTCtgatttttctcagttttcacCTACCCACTGcagaaaaaatacataaataaaataaaattacaagtTCACATAATTCTTATTGTTTCTGaagaaacagcattgttttTTCAAATCATTATTCACTGAGAGAGAGATGCAGATCATTTTTCTTGTTCCATTTTAGGCTTTGTCTTCAGGCTGTGGGGACTGCAGGGACCTGCTGCATCCATTATCCTTGTTCTATTTTGCAGCTGTTAGTAAGAAAAAAGATCAACTTTCAAGAAACGGTGAGTAGTGTATACGCTGCATTCATCTGTGATTGTCCCGTTTATAAAGAGTGAATAAACCTTAACACAGTGCTGCACTATTGGGCTGTGTTTCACAGGAATGCAAAGCCTTCGAGTGCTGGGGCTGGTTTATTTCTGCTACCTCTTCCTGTTCTCTGGTCTGGAGTTCACCTTAAGTTTTCTTACTCACCAGCGTTTCCAGTTTACAAGGTATGAACTCAAAGATAAGGCTGTGTACTCTGAGTTTCCCTTTTAAGTCTGACAAACAGCAACCTTATGTTTTTCTCTCTAACAGCATGGAGCAGGGAAAGATGTTCTTCTTTATTGGTGTCATCATGGCTTTAATCCAGGGTGGTTATGCTCGCAGAATAAAACCGGGGCAGCACATCAGGGCTGTTCGTATGGTAAAGTCACCAACTGCTTGCATGGCAAATACTGA is drawn from Maylandia zebra isolate NMK-2024a linkage group LG12, Mzebra_GT3a, whole genome shotgun sequence and contains these coding sequences:
- the LOC101471864 gene encoding major facilitator superfamily domain-containing protein 10; the encoded protein is MSAVNKSKEDEGNFSTKVIKIVFIILLLDLLGFTLILPLLPSILDHYAESRDGVYQSLQTVVDWFREAVGIPLEKKYNSVLFGGLIGSLFSLLQFLASPVTGALSDSYGRRPLLMLTTLGLMSSYAVWAVSRSFSMFLLFRVIGGICKGNVSLCTAIIADLPCPKARNRGMAMIGVAFSLGFTVGPLMGAYFAITSKATGNVFYLTPALLALAFSTADLLFIWLMLPETLTKDVKALSSGCGDCRDLLHPLSLFYFAAVSKKKDQLSRNGMQSLRVLGLVYFCYLFLFSGLEFTLSFLTHQRFQFTSMEQGKMFFFIGVIMALIQGGYARRIKPGQHIRAVRMAIIALIPAFVIIGLSWNVTMLYIGLSLYSFAAAIVVPCLSTLVSDHGSASQKGTVMGILRSLGALARALGPVVSSSVYWIAGAQTCFLITSASFVLPLALLGIARRLKEE